The DNA segment caaaagtctacaagcaataaatgctggagagggtgtggagaaaagggaaccctcttacactgttggtgggaatgcaaactagtacagccactatggagaacagtgtggagattccttaaaaaactggaaatagacctgccttatgatccagcaatcccactgctgggcatacacactgaggaaaccagaagggaaagagacacgtgtaccccaatgttcatcgcagcactgtttataatagccaggacatggaagcaacctagatgtccatcagcagatgaatggataagaaagctgtggtacatatacacaatggagtattattcagccattaaaaagaatacatttgaatcagttctaatgaggtggatgaaactggagcctattatacagagtgaagtaagccagaaagaaaaacaccaatacagtacactaacgcatatatatggaatttagaaagatggtaacaataaccctgtgtacgagacagcaaaagagacactgatatatagaacagtcttatggactctgtgagagagggagagggtgggaagatttgggagaatggcattgaaacatgtaaaatatcatgtatgaaacgagttgccagtccaggttcgatgcacgatactggatgcttggggctggtgcactgggacgacccagagggatggaatggggagggaggagggaggagggttcaggatggggaacacatgtatacctgtggcggattcattttgatatttggcaaaactaatacagttatgtaaagtttaaaaataaaataaaattaaaaaaaaaaaaaagaatagaaagattCAGTTCTCTctaaattgatctacagatttaTTCCCATTCCAATTAAAATCCAATaagttgtttggttttgttttttcctggaaCTTGGAAAACTGATTATAAAACTTGCTTGAAAAGCAAAGTTCAAGAATACACAGGATTctcctgaagaaaaaaattaggtgTGACTTGCCCTGTTAGATGCCAAACCTTTAATAAAGCTAGAATGATGGCACAGAGATAGGCAAACTGATCCAGTGGAACTGGCTAGAGAAGCGGACTCAAGGACGTATGGAAACTTGACAGATGATGTAGCTGTTAGAGGGAAAGGATGCACTATTCAGTAAATTGGTTTCCACAGTGAGGAGTGAGGCAAAGTAATTGGATCCTACCAGTCAGGCACAAAAATTCCGTATGAATAAaggcttaaaaatgaaaaataaggccttcaaacttttgtttttttatggctTCAGGATAAAAGATACAGAAAGCAGTTACAAATGTTTATTAACACTCACCCAATATATAAAAAGTTACGAATCAATAGGAAACAcataacccaattgaaaaatgagcaggaaactcaaatagatattttaggataaaggaaatgcaaatggccaataagcataacAAGAGCTTAATCTTATGAGTGATTggagaaatacaaaagaagagcCTAAAGAAATATCATTTTACACCTCTGAGAATGGCAAAATTAAGAAATCTGACTATACCAACTGATGATGAGTACATTGAACAATGGAAACTCATTCtgttggtgggagtataaattggaAACCAATTTGGCCTTATTTCATCTAGCCTATTACCAAACAACTTCACACCCAGATCCTCTGTAAAAACTTTAGCATATACACAGATTAGAATATTCATAGTAGCGTTGTTTATATAGGCTGTAGTCTGAAAACAACCCACAAGTCCACGGACaagaaaataaactaataaattgTGGAATAGAGGCACAATGGGGTATTACGcagcagtgaaaatgaaagaaCTTTGGTTAGGTATAATCATCTAGATTCTCTTAGTGACAATGTTAAGTAAAAAAGCGAGTGACTGAAAACTATAGAATATGGTACAATTTTTGTACTATGCCAACACgaacaaggagaaggcaatggcaccccactccagtactcttgcctggaaaatcccatggacggaggagcctggtaggctgcagtccatggggtcgctaagagtctggacacgactgagcgactttactttcacttttcactttcatgcactggagaaggaaatggcaagccactccagtgttcttgcctggagaatcccagggacgggggagcctggtgggccgccatctctggggttgcacagagtcggacacgactgaagcgacttagcagcagcagcagcaacacgaACAAAACCTAGAAGGGTTGTTTATGGGCACATATATGTGGTAAGAAAACTTAGAAAATGGGAGGGTCCAATGATTCACACAGAATTTaaggtaagtttttaaaaaacctctgaGTAGAAAATGAGGGTGTGAGTGGGATGGAAAGGACTTCCTGAGACGATTCAATGGGTTCTGGTAAAATTCTACTTTGCAAATTAAGACTATGTTCTTCACATTTCATAATTTACTTGTTCTTTcgccattttattaaaatattctgaaaatttttaacttaaattacAAAAAGCTACTGGAAAGCGCCACGCCTCATTTTTACTAGCCACAAATTGCCGCTCAGAACGCACTCAGGGTCAGCAGCCTCACAGAGTTCGTCATCTCAGGGGGCGGAGCCCCGGGGCCACTGTAAACATGCGCCTTCCAGCCAGCCAATCAGCGACGCTCCTGGGAGGCGAGGCTGGCTTTTCTCCCGCCGGAATTCGGAGTTTCCTCAGAGGAGTGTCGCGGCTGCGAAGTGTACACTTCAGGTAAGGTACTTGGGCAGCGGGAGTGGAGGGTACGCCTGTCCAGAGACATTAACTGCGGTCCTCGGCCATTGTGGTGTTTTTCGGGCGTGAGGAGGGAAGCGTTTGTCCTGCGTGGGAGTCTGAGCCAGGGGCTACTCTTGACGAGGTAAAATTTTCCTGCTGGCTCTCCCGGTAGCCTCTGACAGGAATTTGAAGGCCTTAAAGCTCTTAGTGGGCAGAGCTGTCAATGGCGGGGAGCGGGCGGGAAGGCCCAGGTTGGGCAACTTGGGTTGAACGTGGCGGGTGGACAGGTTGACCGCAGGCGAAGAGGGTGGGCTTTAGTCTCCGTGCACACGCGtctcccccctgcccccgccgCTAATCCACAGAAACCATTTAGATTAACTCAGGGCTCCCCTTCACTGGTCCTCGAGGCCTGGGTCGTGGAATTCTTACTGGATGTGTTTTTCTGcggattttattttgtatttctgttgCTGGCAGTTTGGGGTGGGGTCGTGGTTGATTCTGTCAGTCGATGATTTCACTCTGtgactgaaatgcaaaatctaGATGGGCCTCAATTTATTTAGCCAGAAGCTGGCAAAAGCGGATCTAGAATTCTGCCGCCCTCCCCATCCTCAGAGGAGAACTCTCCATTAAGGCACCCCAGGAGTCAGGGGCAGTGTTGTCATTATCTTGTTAACTTTTGCTCCAACAAAGTAAATGAAGAGAATCCTAAAGTGGAATTCAATTATCTTTATTTGATGTCTCTCATTTTGAAATTTGCCAGTCTGTTTAAATAGTGTCTTTGGATTCAGAAGGGTTTTTttcgtgtttttttttgtttgttttttaaatcagaaagcaTTGAAAAATGGTGCCCTCTGGAAGAAAACATTCCGGGAAGTCTGCAAAACCATCCGTGGGGGATCAGGCTATAAGAAcctatgaatttgagcaagaagACAAAAAAGATCTGAGTGGTTCAGAGGAGGATGCCATTGAAGGTACAGTAAACCTAACGTTTACTGACCACGTCCTGCATTTTCATGTATTTCATGTTTCTGCTTGGGGGCTAGTGAAGCTTCTATAGCATCTTTCACCTGATGTCTGATAAATAGTACAGAGATTATTATGACATTAACACAGGAAGACTTGCAAAATTGTTTGTATAAAATGGTCTTGGATCCTGATTTAATTCCATctaacctggtaggctgcagtccatggggtcgctaagagtccagcgcgactgagcgacttcactttcacttttcactttcatccattggagaaggaaatggcaacccactccagtgttcttgcctggagaatcccagggacagaacagcctagtgggctgccatctctggggtcgcacagagtcggacatgactgaagcaacttagcagcagcagcagcaacctacaTAGAGGCAGCttcccccggtggctcagtggtaaagaatctgcctgccaatgtaggagggcttgatctctgggtcaggagaagatcccctggagaaagaaatggcaacccactccataattcttgcctggaaaataccatgagcagaggagcctggtaggctgcagtccatgggatcacaagagttggacatgacttagcaactaaacaacaatacaacAAACCTGCAGAGAAAGTATTGCGTTTATAAATCTGCTTTAAAAACTTGTCTTGgcagaaagcttaaaaaaagCACAAACCCTCAAAATTAAGATATGATACCattaaaaaattaccaaaataacacacttaatttcaaatttttttttattgtcatgCAGAGAAGACCCCAACACTTGAGAAACAAGGGAAGAAAAGGACTTCTGCAGCAGTTGAAGATATGGGGTAATATGGTCAAAACAATTTTCACCTGTTAGACTTTAAGAACCATCTATTTGGTTGTCCCATGAGTATTGCATGTAAAATACTGGGTATGTGATATTCCTtccaaaacaataaatattttatggatCCTTAAAACTTTTCTGATGTAATTTTTTCATAGGGGTGAAGTACAGAATATGCTGGAAAGATTTGGAGGTATGTTTTAGGAGATATATGTGTTCAACATTGTTTTAAACCATATAACTTGtataatagtaaataataatCAGTGGACTGTAAGACTTTTTTAATGCTTTGTTCTTATATGTAAGATTTTGCACAGATATATGTGATTCAGCTTCATAGATTTCCTTATTAACCTTTTCCATTTGTTGATGTGAAAAGAGAATGGTACTAACAATGGGTTAGGAATGATCTTGTTACTTTATACATGTGTAGGTTTAATAGATTATGGAATTTTAGAACAAAAATGGATGGGAAAAATATCCCTCTTTGTATGACTTTCATTGACTAAGTGATGCAAACACACGCATATCTGTGtcagtttttcattttctctgttattttctATGACATTCTTGTGTTCTTTACTAAATGCAATGTAAACTGAAacctttaaaataactttattgttatttttacatTATCAAACTATGTAATTGAGAATTAAAGACAGTGTTGCTAGTAAGAGATGtatgaaaatgtgaaagtgttagtcgctcagtcacgcccaactctttgtgaccccatggactgcatgcagcctgccaggctcctctgtccatggggttttctagacaaggatactggagtggtttgccatttccttctccaaagagatgTATAATCAgataaaaaaatcattaaattgtATGTCAAATATTAGTTACATTAACTATATTGGGGATAGTATTctgaaaaaagagtaaatatttggCTCTTCTCTATAGATCATTCATAcaatcaaatatttttttaaagctttgccTTATTTGGTAGTAGCAAAATACTTGACCTTATAAATGTATTATTGGAGATGGATATTGGAaatcccttctggctcagctagtaaagaattcacctgtcatgcaggagacctgggttcgatccttgggttgggaagatcccctgaagaagggaaaggctacccactccagcattctggcctagagaattccatgattccatggactgtatagtccacagggccgcaaagagttgaacacgactgactgactttcactttcacttggaaaTACCAAATATCGGATAGTATAGGTAACCTCATCATGGTTGCTGAAAATGACTATTGACAGTAGATCCATATGCATGTGTTTAGCAAAGAATTATTAgaagtattaaaatttttatgaaatgcagtacttattGGCAAAAAATGGCCTGTAAAAAGCTCCATGGACATATTTAAGAGTTCCTGAATGAATTTATTTAGATACCTACTTAAATTAAGATTTTCCTATGCTTTGTCTCTCttagtaaaaaatatatttaatagtatcactatgtttttaaaaacattttaactgtttttattctttttaggcttttaaaaaagttttgtgttttatataaTGAGTTCTAAATTTAGTCTTTATTAGTGTCTTCTtatgaaaaaattaaagtctgtcctTGAGaccttttttttcagttattagcTCATTTTAATCATCTCTAAATTATAATTATCTCTAGTTAAGAAAATAAGAATTGAGATACCAATAACTAAAatttttctcaggaaaaaaagcaAGCAACTAATCATGCTTTTTGAtagtatgtgtattttttttaaatatcttcaaaattCTTGAACCAGCTTTATCCATATTTATTTGAATATGTGGGAATAAATAACATACTTTCACATTAAATTTAATGAATATCTATTTTCATTATAGCTGATATTAACAAGTCTCTTCTTGCCAAGAGAAAGAGACTAGAAATGTATACCAAGGCTTCTCTCAAAACCAGTAACCAGAAACTTGAAAATGTTTGGAAAATCCAACAACAGCAAAGGTAAAGTTGTTGGTTTTTTTCACTGCCACAACATTTGTATCATTCCTTACTACTCATGGGTACAAATTATCAGAAGTATTATCATCTTCAATTTATTGGGATTTCtagtaaaaattatatttgattttCCTCTAAGTCTTTTAGTCCTATAACTTTATTTCTTCACAGACTTGAAATACATTTCCTAGAAATCAATAAAGGTGACCTCTTTCCCCTTTTAAATAATGATTGagactttttttaaacaataaaagtaatttattttcattttaaaaatacgcTAGCTGAATAAAAAGTGTCATGTAAACCATTGGTCTTATAACAGTTAACTATTtaacaatatataaaatgatCACCTTATATATTATAAACAATTTGTATATTTTAGCTGAATTAACTATTCTTTTGTACAAAATCATTGTACCAAAATGGGGGAAAATTAAGTGAAATATTTCTATTTGAAAATCTTCTATAGTAACTTCAGTGAATCTATCATATCATAACCTGTATTCAgtaggagaaaatgaaaagtaaattgcTTGGAGATAAAATGGACTTTTCtgggaaaatgtatatatataataaaactcCACTAGTTTTCAAGAGCTAAAGTGCATGAGAGGATTTTGAGGGTTTTTCTGTTAGTTGGTtaggaaaatatatatttctggaaTCAGCATAAGTCATACTTCTTGATTTCACATCTGGAAATTTGAtactttctcttttattataGAATAATTACATCAAATCAATTTTGTTTTGATAGTTGCTCCACATTGAtatgaaatataataatattatgttTTACAGGCAGAAGCTTAACCAAGAATATTCTCAGCAGTTTCTGACTTTGTTCCAGCAGTGGGATATGGATATGCAGAAAGCTGAGGAACAAGAAGAAAAACTTGCTGTTAGTATTATGCTTAGCTTTGTAGCTTTATAATTAATCTATTATAACCAAGTTTCAAGTAGAAGTGGAGAGCCTGGCCTTGTAGTACACTCATGGAACTCAGTCAGGTTCCATTACCTGTTGCTGGCTGTGAGCTTGGTTCTGCTGAATGGTAAACCATAAGTACAGGCACATACCATATATAAAAGCTGTTGGTGTTTGCTTCCTACCTAACACTTTGTTAATATGAAGTTTGCTATTAATACTATGTAGAGGTTATAGTTATTGGTAATGACAAAATCTAGGTTATGAGTCTGTAAGTAATAGATAAAGTAGGGTGAAGGGCAAAAACCATTGGTTGAAAACAGGCCAAGAAATTGAAAGATCAGCAAAATTGGAAGGATCATCTGTGTTTACATAGAACTCAAGAAGAATTAAGACATGTTTTGAGCACTGTTGAGATTTCCTATTCAGTGACTAGCTGGATTATTATTGTATGTAAGTGGTAAACACATTATCTAAACTCACAGTAAATGTTAagataaaatctgaaaaatactgatttaaaaaCTGTTCCTTTTAACatagaattattttttcctaaattttacCCAAATAGTTAttacataattttttcttttacatttgcaGAATCTGTTTCGACAGCAACAAAAGGTTTTTCAACAATCTAGAATTGTTCAGAGCCAAAGACTGAAAACAATTAGACAATTATATGAGCAGTTCATAAAGGTTTGTTGTATTTGTTAACATAATACATTCttataaaatatagtttatatGTGGAAGtagaatataattttttctcAGTTTAAGGGGAAAACATTTTGCttacacattttaaattcttAACTATTTTCCATTCTgaattcattatattttatttaagtgcTAAATGCTATCACTGGACATTATCACTTGGTGTAGAAACTTTAGTACTATATTTGACACCTCCATTTCCCTTATTCTTCACCACTGCTACTGCCCTAGTTCAGAACCTTGTTATTCTTTGCTTATACTATAAAAACCCTTAACTGATTTTTCTGTTTACCAACCCATCCTTCATGGGTCTGCCATACTGTCTTCTGAAAACATTATCTTTTCCCTCCTGAAAAACTGTCAGTAGATTCTCATACTGAATTCTTAAGTATTCAAGATTTACTCCTACCCCCCAATAATATGATCCTTTTTTTATGCTTCAGTTACTACATTCATCCTTTACTTCCACCCTTTCACATAATTGCTTTCTCTGAACTCTGCACTTTGGTGCTGTTGTTGATGCTCTTGCCCTAGAATACTTTTAACTTCTTTTCCCTTACCTTTTCAATCTTATTCTTTTGGCAACTAAATTGGAATTAATCCCCATTTTCTACTACATAGCTACAGCAAGTTGTGCTTCTAttccttttataaaattttgttattttttgtttatttcttccagTGAGAAGGTACACCACTGTTGTAACTCCTTTAATAATATTTGATTTATGATGATATTTTCTATTCCTTTAGTGGATATTTTGGTTTTCAtgtattagaatatttttatttgagaTAAATAATGTGCGTTGTTGAATATTAAAAAGTTCCTACTTTTGAAAATTAACTGCATAAGTTTTGAAACTGAGATGAAAAGTGGTGGTTTGTAACTGACCTAGCTTTTTGTGTTTTAGAGTATGGAGGACTTGGAGAAGAATCATGAAAATCTACTTACTGGTGCacaaaatgaacttaaaaaagaaatggctttgttgcaaaaaaaaattatgatggaAACTGTAAGTTGTTATTCAGAACTGTAAAAGAAAGTATTAATGTAagcattgaaatattttatttgctgaAATATGTATTAACACTTATCTAAAAATTAAACCAGTGTTTAATATCTTCTCTCatgtaacagcagcagcaagagatggCAAGTGTCCGAAAGTCTCTTCAATCCATGTTATTCTGATGACTCTTTGAAGGAAGAACTTGAACCTAAGTAACATGATACAATTATAACATTAGCTAATAAGTTGTGAGAGTGATTTAAGATTCtggtttaaaatattatatagtattaaTCATTGCAAGACCATTCTTTTTGTTTACCTCCAAATATGAACTTTTGTGAGGAGCAGCAATCCCTAAATTATATGTACCACTTTGCTTCAGCTCTTTAATAGTGCTAGTGATAATATAGCAATAGTGAATTTTTCTAACATTTGTCATTTAACTTTtagcaataaaaatgatttaattgCAAGTTTTGGCTTCGTGTATTTGTATCACTTCCAAAAGGTAGAAAACACAAGTATAGATGGTTAATGTTcttatttaagggaaaaaaacacaaaatctaTTATATGTACATCCTTTTGTGCATATTCATGAAGTTACACTGCCAATTCtaataaaataagatttcaaaAAATACATTCTATTGACTTATAAAACTTATTAAAAGCAACTTAAGTTTCCCTTCTGGAATAAATTAAACTGctaaaatccattttaaaaaaccaaacaggATATATAAATACTGTTTTAAGGCATGGATTTTTGAATGTCACTTCTACAATGACATCAAAATGCCATTTAACTGGGCTCAGTCCATAATTAAATGACATATGCCCTTAGTAAGGATTAACAGCATTTCATTAACATACCTAATTACTTATGGTTTAAGTACTTCACATCGGTCTTTAACTATAAATTACATagaatgttttgttttccagtttcaaTATTCAGTAAATATATGGAAGTTTTTACATTCATTTCCAAACTAACAGTTAATTCTTATACctggtattttaaaatgtacactttttaaacagagaaaaacatattgaacacttaataaatattgtttcagcaaaataaattttaaatatttgggtTAAACTTACTATTTTTTGCTGAAAATACTTTCCCTGAGTTATTCAAAACAATATGCCCAATAGAAGGAGAGAAGAGTGACTTTGTCTTGTTTCtccatatttaaaattctaatttttgtctCATAATCCACCTTTATTTtaggttttccaaattttaaaacacaaatacataCTGATTCTCTTCTTCTGTGATCAGTTATATTGGAAGAAATTAGTCCTCCATCATTAACAAATATCTGACATTAGGGACAGTTTACTTCCTAAATTTTTGCATTTTGTAAAGGATTTCCCTTTTAAGCCAAAGTACATGTTGGAATATAAATTTTAAGTACTATTCAAATTAAGCTGTTCATACTGAATTTACCAATTGTTTTAGAAGCAAAATAAGTACTCCAGAGTATATTCATTGTACTTAACATATTTCCTTTTAAGGAATATCAACTTTTGCTCTTTTTACAACATGCCTTTTTATTGCTTAAGATACAGTACatgttcattatttcttttttaaagaaatgttttcaaCATATGGCTTATGGTCTACAGAACTGTTAGATAAAAATTACAAACAGGTAAGATGAGAATTGAGGATCTGGGTTACCAAAGAaccatatgacagttctattatTCATAATGAGCAATAGAAACATTTTGAGAGTGGAAAGATAAGAATCAATATTTAAtgtacttagtgactgaataaaagatacttattttatccccattttatctTGAGTGAAAGTGTACTTGAAGTAGCTTTAGCTGATATTCTAAAGGAAAGATACTTTTGTCATGGTTTCATAAATTACTGATTTTCTTATATGTCAATTGTGCTTAggctactgtttttatttttcacaaatggACATGTTTAATATCCACTTTTTTGTGACAATGAAACTTAGAATATC comes from the Bubalus kerabau isolate K-KA32 ecotype Philippines breed swamp buffalo chromosome 1, PCC_UOA_SB_1v2, whole genome shotgun sequence genome and includes:
- the SYCP3 gene encoding synaptonemal complex protein 3; the protein is MVPSGRKHSGKSAKPSVGDQAIRTYEFEQEDKKDLSGSEEDAIEEKTPTLEKQGKKRTSAAVEDMGGEVQNMLERFGADINKSLLAKRKRLEMYTKASLKTSNQKLENVWKIQQQQRQKLNQEYSQQFLTLFQQWDMDMQKAEEQEEKLANLFRQQQKVFQQSRIVQSQRLKTIRQLYEQFIKSMEDLEKNHENLLTGAQNELKKEMALLQKKIMMETQQQEMASVRKSLQSMLF